The window GCCTTATCTTCTCTACGGTCGTGCTCTCCTCGGTCTGGCCAGGGAAGAGGCTGGAGTGTTGGGCGGTGGTGTACCGGGCACCGAGGAATCCGTAGAAGCCGACGAGGAGGACGAAGAGGAAGGCGAAGATGAGAAGCTGAGCAACGTGGACGAGAAAGAGGACGAGGAGAGCGAAGAGCGTGCTAGCGACAATGGCACCAGCAAAGAGGAAGTCGACGGGAAAGAGGACTCGAAAACAGCTGAGAAAGCAGTGAAATCAGACacagaaaagaaggaagaaaaagtagAATCGAGTAGcgataagaaagaagaaaaggtagAATCAAGTaacaaggaaaaagaaaagaaagtagaaTCGAGTagcaaggaaaaagaagaaaaagtagaatCAAGTAgcgataagaaagaaaaaaaagtagaatcGAGTagcgagaagaaagaagaaaagatagaGTCGACTAGcgagaagaaagaagataaaGTAGAACCGAGTagcgaaaagaaagaaggaaaactgGATTCTAATAAAACTGAAGACAAGAAAAGCGAGCAGGTAGCGCAGAAGAAAGGCGAGGAAGCTAAAGCGGGCTCTAGCAAAGACCCGAATCACGTCAATGGACCTTCTTGTTCCACCGAACAGAATggagatataaaagaaaatggagAGGAGGCTGGTGAGGATATTGGAAAGGAGGATGAAGATGACGAGGTCAATAATTTACAGGTACGCTGAGCAATATAAGCATTCCtataatttacaaataaaatatctAACATTTGCTTTTATGTTAAAGGTGGCTTGGGAAGTGCTGGAGCTAGCAAAGCTGATTTTAATGAATCGCAGACAGCCTGGCTGGAAGCTACTAGCGGACGCTTATCGACTTCTAGGAGAGGTAGCCATGGAAGGTGGTAATTTCCAAGGCGCCCTGAACGATTTGCATCGATGCTTGGAACTGCTGCAACAAATTGAACCTCGCGAACCAAGAGCGATAGCAGAGATCCATTATCAACTGGCGTTGGCTCATTCTTTGGGCAACGAGTTCGACGCAAGCATCGAGGAGTTCCACAAAGCAACGGAATTGTTGGAGTCTCGTATAAAAGAGCTGGAGGAGATGAAGGAACCACCTAAAACGGACGATTCTTTCTACACCGTCGAAGGAGAGATACAAGAATTGAAAGAGCTTTTACCAGAGATCCAAGAGAAGATTTCAGACATGAAAGATTTCAAGCAAGAAGCTTGCAAGCTTGTTATAGAAGGCATTAAGAGCAAAGTGGCCGGTGGCTGTTCAAATGGTGCTGGACCGAGTGGCAGCAGCGATTCTACATCAAAAATTCAGAAACCCGCCAGTGATATATCGCATTTAGTGCGTAAGAAGCGAAAAGCCGAAGAACCAGAGACAGAGATTGCGTCTCCGTGCAAAAAACCAACGCCAGAGAAGACTGTTTGAACGGTTCTACCTAGTTCGGTGCACTTCAGACATTCTTGATACCTTGTTGCTTCGTTTTACGCGATAAAAATtgaacgaaaaagaaagagaaactctATCGCAATGTGAAACTTTTAACGTTGGACCAAGATTATAGAGTAACGATCACCGATTCCAGCTAGGACGTCacaaattgtgaaaatttcaacaCAACGTGGAACATGCTTTAATTTTAGAACCCGAACCGAGCACACTCGTTTGATtctcttattttatttcatgattAGGATTCGTGTAGTAAGTGcctacatattttattttagttcTATTCGTTTAGCCTGtacgtttcatttatttattatgtatCTAATTAGCATTGACGAAGTTGCTGTTtaccatttaaaattataatcattTACGAAATCTTCTTTTCTAGAACATAATGAAACATTAGGGAATAAGGCTGTTTATGTATAAGTCTGATTAATAAACGTTAaatgatgattttttttttaagtgtgTCATACATTGCACAGGTACAGAAGAGTCTATTACCGTCGAATAGCACTATCTACTTAAAATCTGCAATCACACTTCTGGACGGATTAGTAATTTATTGcatacagtgagaggcaaaaataaatagacactgttcaaaatagaatacctccgttaaaattggactaaataatttGAGGTTTtctgagaagctataaaaattaattcactaaaatatgtatttcatcgttttaaaaaattacaatttgttgaaatttgcagcatacacataacttatctgaatctacgaaagacatattttaaattttcattatagactcagataaaaaaggttgaaaaattaccattcactattttctttcacaaattgaatttttttaaaacgatgaaaatacatattttagctaattaatttttatagcttctcaaaaaacctcaagttatttaatccaattttaaccgaggtattccattttgaacagtgtctacttaTTTTTGGCTCTCCCTGTATGTACTTTGCTTGCTACTTATTTATTCACCTAAAAGTTCCTCTATATCATCTTCCTTCTCAGAGCTTTCTTCtctttgtattttcattttgtaaccCAGTGCTTCCAACACGCTTACATTATAATAATACGTTAAATTAATCCCAGGTACTAAACGCTTCAACTCCTCTATACTAGCACGTGCTTTATCCGTGTCACCGATATCGATGTAATGTTGGGTGATGGTTGCAAACAAGTCACCACGACGTACTGATTGCTCCAAATCAGGTCCTTGAGAGTCTAGCAATTGACGCACCTGTTGCATTGCTGCACCTGTTTCGCCCCTATCGAACAACCTGCGACAGTACCACTTTAttagtatttatattttctaatggtattttatataaaatagtaaaaacatTAACATACTTCTTGATATCTAGGTAACGTTTAATTACAGTTACTCTGTTGTTCACCAAATCAACAGCTCTTTTATGAATATCAGGATCCCTCGGTGTGACTACCTTGGCAAGACACCTGCTGGCTTGATTCAAAGCATCCAGAGCTTTATCATAGTTCTGAAACTCGTCGATCTCCACTTGCGCGCAAGCAACATAAAAGTTTGCCAACAGATCCATCGCTTTTCCCTTggaatagaaattaataatattcttcAATACCTCCGGTTGATTTTGCCAATCCAACGACTGCAGGTAATTCCCAGCCATTATATAAATCTCTCTTTGCCTCGAGACTTGTGCGAAGAAGCAGATCTTCTCGGTATCACCAGATTTCAATAAAGCCTTCATGGCTCTCAATTTGTTTCCAGCTTGAGTGAACTTCTTGGTAGCTAAATGATAATTACCTTGCTCGAAAGCAATTTCTCCTATCCTCTGTAATATAGAGATTCGAACTTTCTCGCGTTCTACATCATTGTCTACTTTGTCCAGGGTCATCTTCTCTGCTAAATCTTCGCTTAAGAGAATGTTGTGCTGTTGGATCAGTTCCAAAGCTTCCATGTACTTCCTTCCTGTAGCCAGCAAGTCAACGGCTTTCTCAATCTGATCGTTTTCAACAAAGTAACTGGCGCATTTCTCTATCAATGCTGGGTCGGAATCTGCGTTAACGTCCATGATAATAAGCTGCAAGGCACTGTATTGTTTAGTCCTGAAAGCAATATCCAAAGCCTTGTGCAAAAGGCCAGCTTTATGGTACAATAAAACAGCCTTATCTGGTTGATCATTCTCTTCATAGTATTTCGCAACATCTATTTGCGTCTGCCTTGGTGCAAGCACAGCCAGGGGCCATAATTCTTCAAACATGTCGTGCTCCTTACACAAACGAATCGCGTTCGTGTAAGCTTTGGCTATCGTGTAAAAGTGAATGGCGTGTGCTACATTATTTTTTGATTCATAGTACGCAGCCAAGTGGTACGCCGAGGCAGCGTGATTTGTTCGTAACACTAAGTCACTGGCTTCATCTTCTCTGCCAAAATAACAGAGTAGTCTTGTCATTGCTAGAGTGTTTTTGGCTTGTTCGTACAGTCGTAACGCTCCCTCCATGTCTCCTGTAGATTCTATATACTGTGCATgccaatttttaatttctggATCATCAGAATTATTAAGATACGCTAGGAGTTCTCTTGGTCTCACGAGCAACATCCTTGGGACTTCGAATCTATGACATTCCGCTTTTGTGTACATCTCTATTGCCTCTGCTATTTTCCCTTCCTTCTCAAGAGATTTCGCATAATTGTAACAGCTTGTCTTTTCGCGAATTTTGTTCTCGTTTCTAGCCAACTCTATGGCTTCCTTAAACTTATCTCGAGCTTCCAGAAGCTTGCCCAATAGATCCAGCCTTTCCGCTTCGCGAAAAAGGTGTTCAGCATCGTTATATAATCCCAGCTCAACAGCTAATATTCCCACCTTGGCTTCCAGATTTAAACTATCATCTTGCATAGCTTCTCTAAGCGCCCTCGCAGCCTTAGCTTGTTTCATATGCCCCAAACACAAAAGAGCCATGTTCAACTGCTTTGTCTTCACGCAC of the Osmia lignaria lignaria isolate PbOS001 chromosome 7, iyOsmLign1, whole genome shotgun sequence genome contains:
- the Nasp gene encoding nuclear autoantigenic sperm protein gives rise to the protein MADYVESAAFTDPTTAISHGKRHLLVRDYTMAVTALAQACQMLVEKHGDTADELGEPYLLYGRALLGLAREEAGVLGGGVPGTEESVEADEEDEEEGEDEKLSNVDEKEDEESEERASDNGTSKEEVDGKEDSKTAEKAVKSDTEKKEEKVESSSDKKEEKVESSNKEKEKKVESSSKEKEEKVESSSDKKEKKVESSSEKKEEKIESTSEKKEDKVEPSSEKKEGKLDSNKTEDKKSEQVAQKKGEEAKAGSSKDPNHVNGPSCSTEQNGDIKENGEEAGEDIGKEDEDDEVNNLQVAWEVLELAKLILMNRRQPGWKLLADAYRLLGEVAMEGGNFQGALNDLHRCLELLQQIEPREPRAIAEIHYQLALAHSLGNEFDASIEEFHKATELLESRIKELEEMKEPPKTDDSFYTVEGEIQELKELLPEIQEKISDMKDFKQEACKLVIEGIKSKVAGGCSNGAGPSGSSDSTSKIQKPASDISHLVRKKRKAEEPETEIASPCKKPTPEKTV